In a genomic window of Scheffersomyces stipitis CBS 6054 chromosome 4, complete sequence:
- a CDS encoding predicted protein, with product MSRHTLSDLKYIKSSTLRTWFQGGSPHGKGKFAVVDVRDSDFVGGHIRGCYHYPAGNFHYTLPELQQRLMDNEINDVVFHCALSQVRGPSSSLKFLRSLDDIKDNNLKKYFDNVHVYVLKGGFTRWQAKYGEDEEVTEGYEKDIWQGI from the coding sequence ATGTCCAGACACACCCTTTCGGATCTCAAGTATATCAAGTCATCAACTCTTCGAACCTGGTTTCAAGGCGGCTCTCCTCATGGAAAGGGAAAGTTTGCAGTTGTAGATGTACGGGACAGCGACTTTGTAGGTGGCCATATCCGTGGCTGCTACCACTATCCCGCAGGTAACTTCCACTATACGCTTCCAGAATTGCAGCAGAGACTCATGGATAATGAGATAAACGATGTTGTGTTCCATTGTGCTTTATCACAAGTCAGAGGCCCCTCATCCtctttgaaattcttgCGATCTTTGGACGATATTAAAGAtaacaacttgaaaaagtacTTTGACAATGTTCATGTCTACGTTTTGAAGGGAGGCTTTACCAGATGGCAGGCCAAGTACggtgaagacgaagaagtcACTGAGGGATACGAAAAAGACATCTGGCAAGGAATATAG
- a CDS encoding predicted protein (go_function phospholipid binding), with protein MTTYEKIVKGATKIKVAAPKPKYIEPILMATSTELSLESDNFSTIMKTLQHRLQDSAWSVVYKALIVIHIMIREGDKDVTLKYLAHKNPNMLSLASAPVVKNQAANADVRFIVKYSKYLATRVRQFDTTGIDYVRDERSNNSTLQSGGRLRTLTVEKGLLRESESVQKQIDALLKNSFMENEINNDIVVTAFRLLVNDLLALFQELNEGVINILEHYFEMSKIDAERALKIYKKFVDQTKYVIDYLRVAKHLEYATRLHVPTIKHAPTALTSSLEEYLDDPNFEANRKQYLSEKKGETPLEAKPQNSQQLQSQQSQQSQQQQQPELQRNNTLIVQQSTYNPWGAVIQQPQLANGTGYQIAASNSIDAMSPQLQQQNAQQQQMFASGFSGMPVIVQGQQFSPSPVGISTAFTGAGFGGYGPQNQNQIQHVQIPQQATGHNPFLQGFSQQQQPPAVQQPLVAPQTLASQQQPFQPQGAAQQSQTQPDLRRASTNPFSTLTSSVTGHQDGGEYSNPFANSRFAPKTTTTALSFNNGVTTNSASPAVDPTATGSNPFKVSQATTALFNNASSKVQHPQQPLKSQPTAGGLEHLPVIPVFPETQLESQRENFLTAARTGIENQLHQQQFQQQQFQQQQLQQQQQLQQQQQLQQQQQLQQQQQQQFQQPQQPQQFPNSFQQSQTQQFPQQFSQQQFPFAQPQVTGTSYQGANLI; from the coding sequence ATGACCACCTACGAGAAGATCGTCAAGGGCGCCACCAAGATCAAGGTGGCTGCGCCCAAGCCCAAATACATCGAGCCCATTCTCATGGCCACCTCTACCGAGCTCTCGTTAGAATCCgacaatttttcaacaatcaTGAAAACACTCCAGCATAGGCTTCAGGATCTGGCGTGGTCGGTTGTTTATAAGGCTTTGATAGTGATCCACATAATGATCCGCGAAGGTGACAAAGACGTCACGCTCAAATACTTGGCCCACAAGAATCCCAACATGCTCTCCTTAGCCCTGGCTCCCGTAGTCAAGAACCAGGCTGCTAACGCCGACGTCCGGTTCATCGTCAAGTACAGCAAGTATTTAGCGACAAGGGTCCGTCAATTCGATACTACAGGGATAGACTATGTTCGTGATGAACGCTCCAACAACTCGACGTTGCAATCGGGAGGTAGACTCAGAACCCTCACTGTAGAAAAGGGATTACTCAGAGAGCTGGAGCTGGTGCAGAAACAGATAGATGCACTTTTGAAAAACAGCTTTatggaaaatgaaattaaCAACGATATCGTAGTTACAGCCTTCCGCTTACTTGTAAATGACTTGCTTGCACTTTTCCAGGAGCTCAACGAAGGTGTCATCAACATTTTGGAGCACTACTTTGAGATGTCGAAAATCGACGCTGAACGGGCCCTCAAAATCTATAAAAAGTTCGTAGACCAGACGAAATATGTCATTGATTATTTGCGGGTAGCCAAACACCTAGAATACGCAACCCGTTTGCATGTTCCTACGATCAAGCACGCTCCTACAGCCTTGACTTCATCGCTAGAGGAATACTTGGACGATCCAAACTTTGAAGCCAATAGAAAACAGTACTtgctggaaaagaaggGAGAAACACCATTAGAAGCAAAGCCTCAAAATTCACAACAGCTTCAAAGCCAACAATCCCAACAATCccaacagcaacagcagcctGAGTTGCAGAGAAATAATACCTTGATTGTTCAGCAATCAACATACAACCCCTGGGGCGCAGTTATCCAACAGCCCCAACTTGCAAATGGCACAGGCTACCAGATCGCAGCATCCAATCTGATCGACGCCATGCTGCCTCAATTACAACAGCAGAACGCTCAGCAACAACAGATGTTCGCTTCTGGCTTTTCTGGTATGCCTGTAATCGTTCAGGGACAGCAATTTCTGCCGCTGCCTGTTGGCATCTCCACTGCCTTCACAGGTGCGGGCTTTGGAGGCTATGGTCCCCAGAATCAAAATCAGATTCAACATGTTCAGATTCCACAGCAGGCAACGGGCCATAATCCATTTTTGCAAGGATTTTcccagcagcagcagcctcCTGCAGTACAGCAGCCTCTTGTAGCTCCGCAGACTCTTGCTctgcagcagcagccaTTCCAGCCCCAGGGGGCAGCTCAGCAGTCGCAGACACAGCCAGATTTAAGAAGAGCAAGTACGAATCCATTCTCtactttgacttcttctgtaaCTGGTCACCAAGATGGTGGCGAGTACTCGAATCCGTTTGCCAATTCGAGGTTTGCTCCCAAGACCACTACCACAGCTTTGAGCTTCAATAATGGTGTCACTACAAATTCTGCATCTCCTGCCGTCGATCCAACTGCTACGGGTAGCAATCCATTCAAGGTGAGTCAAGCAACAACTgccttgttcaacaatgcATCCAGCAAGGTTCAGCATCCACAGCAACCTTTGAAGTCTCAACCAACAGCAGGAGGATTGGAGCACTTGCCTGTCATTCCTGTTTTCCCTGAAACCCAATTGGAGAGTCAGAGagaaaacttcttgacgGCTGCCAGAACTGGAATTGAAAACCAACTCCACCAACAGCAAtttcagcaacagcaatttcagcaacagcaacttcaacaacagcagcaacttcaacaacagcagcaacttcaacaacaacagcaacttcagcaacagcaacagcaacaatttcaacaaccacaacaaccacaacagTTTCCTAATCTGTTTCAACAATCACAAACCCAGCAGTTTCCTCAGCAGTTTTCGCAGCAGCAGTTTCCCTTTGCTCAACCACAGGTGACAGGCACGTCGTACCAGGGAGCCAACTTGATTTAG
- a CDS encoding predicted protein translates to MDIPTLAIPGDNGSQIQSQQPMYTGHLQRKQAPEGSAEWYFDQAGDWMGNHPWITGLGLFGVAYFASGFVKSNQPGLNGKAFIKGGFGQKMTAKEALQILNLKETNLSKLKLKEQHRKLMMANHPDKGGSSFLATKVNEAKDFLEKRGGLKAK, encoded by the coding sequence ATGGATATTCCCACGTTGGCCATTCCCGGCGATAACGGCAGTCAGATACAATCGCAGCAGCCTATGTATACTGGACATTTGCAAAGAAAGCAGGCACCTGAGGGTTCTGCTGAATGGTATTTCGACCAAGCAGGAGACTGGATGGGTAACCATCCGTGGATTACGGGTCTTGGCTTGTTTGGAGTGGCGTATTTTGCATCTGGGTTTGTGAAATCGAACCAGCCAGGACTTAATGGCAAGGCATTTATCAAGGGTGGCTTTGGACAGAAAATGACTGCTAAAGAGGCCCTTCAgattttgaacttgaaggagACCaatttgtccaagttgaagttgaaggagcAGCAcagaaagttgatgatgGCCAACCATCCAGATAAAGGTGGTTCTTCGTTCTTGGCCACCAAGGTGAATGAGGCTAAGGATTTCTTAGAGAAGAGAGGAGGCTTGAAGGCAAAGTAG